One region of Cottoperca gobio chromosome 19, fCotGob3.1, whole genome shotgun sequence genomic DNA includes:
- the plekha4 gene encoding pleckstrin homology domain-containing family A member 4 isoform X2, translating into MDQDRVSQTSSLATISYFPVIQESDGKVQTFGKRCQAAKRDPNCSVVIRGWLNKKDSSGLKLWKRRWFVLSNYCLFYYKDSREESVMGSIPLPSYKILFCTPRECKNRKFTFKVVHQGMRSYFFSADTQEDMLGWVRALSQSAAMEPNSSLNRRCSSYQDFTQIGDSSESVDFPKSPSDGEGLSQRHRHVSRTLSEPSHLTSGRTGSSRSEQRGRRSVRQRNSRTPSPPDFSRRRACGPHQEEDSLPGQSTPPLQSEMIGSGSLTSRGQLGSRPHTPVGRVDIRPNDETLMGPQSLYYAPASPQLEFKSTPNTPVTERWQNITKPIPTYGSVHHISSGRRPLAKSFSTGAHADLLPPLPPSSRATHAPHHPHHHHHHHHHHHRSNLSVCVLPPAMAAMPDPREIPAIRPLESDADVVLTRLCGCDKLLQSLSVELAQLQMDKDSVQCALEVSRLQLDEWKSQGPRVQEEPLTQKALLQEELVTIRARMCDVSLEMERVWSQYERMESELSVIRSHLQHICNFGVPQDQSQAQRELWMMEDILAGLKINRDHFRFLLGLQRHMFQPTSPHPGSPGSPTERLQSGLPMDVEQEPPLRPPLPQELEESHHGRDQGQAWTESPYEGIYSHTVDPVHRTQPDLLSVKAQKDAFESGSKWIPPDATNQSTKKMKMTEEEQIERIKRNQERLTNRKKPPIPPPGQSSETREEAPFPLRVTRVVTAVLPSSLVARRVSVEDPPPELDTPLPEQIPPEMQQRLAEQSKKMSNKPQRRLLLEGPDQKHSSAEMHQNQAVKKTNRQQHQGVLRSSKKESRAEESSRNLVQDQAGLRNLSESLDVKTDERPSAFLTSDMNPDLCLTPEQREAKLRRVERIRERVIRSAVRQSATTHDQLPIRGERQEVPPDTARKQRIKSGQSILRWLWKL; encoded by the exons ATGGACCAGGACAGAGTCAGCCAAACATCCAGCCTGGCCACCATTTCCTACTTTCCTGTCATACAG GAAAGCGATGGGAAGGTGCAAACATTTGGCAAAAGATGTCAGGCTGCCAAGAGAGACCCGAACTGCTCTGTGGTTATCAGAGGATGGCTcaacaaaaaa GACAGCTCTGGTTTGAAGCTGTGGAAGAGAAGGTGGTTTGTCCTCTCCAACTACTGTCTCTTTTACTACAAAG ACAGTAGAGAAGAATCTGTGATGGGCAGCATCCCACTCCCAAGCTACAAAATCCTGTTCTGCACACCACGAGAATGCAAGAACAGAAAGTTCACCTTCAAG GTGGTGCACCAGGGAATGCGCTCTTACTTCTTCAGCGCTGACACTCAGGAGGACATGTTGGGTTGGGTCCGAGCCCTCAGTCAGTCTGCTGCTATGGAGCCAAACAGCTCTCTGAACAG GCGTTGCTCAAGTTATCAAGATTTCACACAGATCGGTGACAGCAGTGAATCAGTGGACTTCCCTAAATCCCCCTCTGATGGAGAGGGTCTCTCGCAAAGACACAGGCACGTCAGCAGGACTCTGAGCGAACCGAGCCACCTCACCAGTGGGAGGACGGGGTCATCGCGCTCAGAGCAGAGGGGGAGGCGGAGTGTGCGTCAGAGAAACAGCAG AACACCCAGCCCGCCTGATTTTAGCAGAAGAAGAGCTTGTGGTCCACACCAAGAAGAAGATTCTCTTCCCGGCCAAAGCACACCACCCCTGCAGTCAGAAATGATTGGATCAGGTTCTTTGACCTCAAGAGGTCAGCTGGGGTCACGACCTCACACACCGGTGGGAAGGGTTGACATTCGACCTAATGATGAGACGCTCATGGGGCCACAAAGCCTGTACTACGCACCAGCCTCTCCTCAGCTGGAGTTCAAATCCACTCCCAACACTCCAGTCACTGAAAGGTGGCAAAACATAACCAAG CCTATACCCACCTACGGGTCTGTGCATCACATCTCGAGTGGGAGACGACCTTTAGCAAAG AGCTTCTCCACAGGGGCACATGCAGACTTACTGCCCCCTTTGCCCCCCTCATCGAGAGCCACACATGCTCCCCACCacccacaccaccaccaccaccaccatcaccaccatcaccgcAGCAATTTATCTGTTTGTGTGCTACCGCCAGCTATG GCCGCGATGCCCGACCCGAGGGAAATCCCAGCAATCAGGCCTCTTGAAAGTGATGCAGAC GTTGTGTTGACGAGGTTGTGTGGGTGTGACAAGCTGCTCCAGTCTCTGTCTGTAGAACTGGCCCAGCTGCAAATGGATAAG GACAGCGTCCAGTGTGCCTTAGAGGTGTCCAGACTGCAGCTGGACGAATGGAAAAGCCAGGGGCCCAGGGTCCAGGAAGAACCACTGACCCAGAAAGCATTGCTCCAGGAAGAGCTGGTCACAATCCGGGCCAGAATGTGTGATGTATCATTG GAAATGGAGAGAGTGTGGAGTCAATATGAGAGGATGGAGAGTGAACTGTCTGTTATCCGTTCACACCTTCAACACATATGTAACTTTGGAGTGCCACAG GACCAGTCTCAGGCCCAGAGAGAGCTGTGGATGATGGAGGACATCCTGGCTGGACTGAAGATTAACAGGGATCACTTCCGCTTCCTGCTGGGACTACAGAGGCACA TGTTCCAGCCGACGTCTCCACATCCTGGATCCCCTGGCTCTCCcacagagaggctgcagagtgGACTGCCAATG GACGTGGAACAAGAGCCTCCACTCCGCCCACCGTTACCTCAGGAGCTAGAGGAAAGCCACCATGGCAGGGATCAGGGCCAGGCCTGGACAGAGTCGCCATATGAG GGAATCTACAGCCACACTGTTGATCCTGTACACAGAACACAGCCCGACCTCCTTAGTGTGAAAGCACAGAAAGACGCATTCG AATCTGGTTCAAAGTGGATCCCACCAGATGCAACGAACCAATCAACCAAG AAGATGAAGATGACTGAAGAAGAGCAGATTGAGCGGATAAAGAGGAATCAGGAGAGGTTGACTAATAGGAAGAAACCCCCCATACCCCCTCCAGGTCAAAGttcagagacaagagaggag gCCCCCTTTCCTCTAAGGGTGACACGAGTTGTTACAGCTGTTCTGCCGTCCTCTCTTGTGGCCAGAAGGGTTTCTGTTGAGGATCCCCCGCCTGAGCTCGACACCCCACTGCCCGAGCAGATCCCGCCTGAGATGCAGCAAAGACTGGCCGAGCAGAGTAAAAAAATGTCGAATAAGCCACAAAGGCGTCTGTTGCTGGAGGGTCCCGATCAAAAGCATTCCTCGGCAGAGATGCACCAAAATCAGGctgttaaaaagacaaacaggcaGCAGCATCAGGGAGTACTGAGGTCCAGCAAGAAGGAGTCACGGGCAGAAGAGAGCTCAAGGAATCTGGTTCAAGACCAAGCAGGTTTAAGAAATCTAAGTGAGAGCTTGGATGTCAAG ACGGATGAAAGGCCCTCCGCCTTCCTGACCTCTGACATGAACCCTGACCTCTGTCTGACCCCGGAGCAACGAGAGGCCAAACTTCGTCGTGTGGAACGAATCAGGGAGAGAGTCATAAGAAG tGCAGTCAGACAGAGTGCTACTACACACGATCAACTGCCAATCAGGGGGGAGAGGCAGGAAGTTCCCCCTGACACAGCTAGAAAACAAAGGATAAAATCAG GCCAATCGATCCTACGATGGCTATGGAAGCTGTGA
- the plekha4 gene encoding pleckstrin homology domain-containing family A member 4 isoform X1 — translation MELEAASRRAHLLRMDQDRVSQTSSLATISYFPVIQESDGKVQTFGKRCQAAKRDPNCSVVIRGWLNKKDSSGLKLWKRRWFVLSNYCLFYYKDSREESVMGSIPLPSYKILFCTPRECKNRKFTFKVVHQGMRSYFFSADTQEDMLGWVRALSQSAAMEPNSSLNRRCSSYQDFTQIGDSSESVDFPKSPSDGEGLSQRHRHVSRTLSEPSHLTSGRTGSSRSEQRGRRSVRQRNSRTPSPPDFSRRRACGPHQEEDSLPGQSTPPLQSEMIGSGSLTSRGQLGSRPHTPVGRVDIRPNDETLMGPQSLYYAPASPQLEFKSTPNTPVTERWQNITKPIPTYGSVHHISSGRRPLAKSFSTGAHADLLPPLPPSSRATHAPHHPHHHHHHHHHHHRSNLSVCVLPPAMAAMPDPREIPAIRPLESDADVVLTRLCGCDKLLQSLSVELAQLQMDKDSVQCALEVSRLQLDEWKSQGPRVQEEPLTQKALLQEELVTIRARMCDVSLEMERVWSQYERMESELSVIRSHLQHICNFGVPQDQSQAQRELWMMEDILAGLKINRDHFRFLLGLQRHMFQPTSPHPGSPGSPTERLQSGLPMDVEQEPPLRPPLPQELEESHHGRDQGQAWTESPYEGIYSHTVDPVHRTQPDLLSVKAQKDAFESGSKWIPPDATNQSTKKMKMTEEEQIERIKRNQERLTNRKKPPIPPPGQSSETREEAPFPLRVTRVVTAVLPSSLVARRVSVEDPPPELDTPLPEQIPPEMQQRLAEQSKKMSNKPQRRLLLEGPDQKHSSAEMHQNQAVKKTNRQQHQGVLRSSKKESRAEESSRNLVQDQAGLRNLSESLDVKTDERPSAFLTSDMNPDLCLTPEQREAKLRRVERIRERVIRSAVRQSATTHDQLPIRGERQEVPPDTARKQRIKSGQSILRWLWKL, via the exons AATGGACCAGGACAGAGTCAGCCAAACATCCAGCCTGGCCACCATTTCCTACTTTCCTGTCATACAG GAAAGCGATGGGAAGGTGCAAACATTTGGCAAAAGATGTCAGGCTGCCAAGAGAGACCCGAACTGCTCTGTGGTTATCAGAGGATGGCTcaacaaaaaa GACAGCTCTGGTTTGAAGCTGTGGAAGAGAAGGTGGTTTGTCCTCTCCAACTACTGTCTCTTTTACTACAAAG ACAGTAGAGAAGAATCTGTGATGGGCAGCATCCCACTCCCAAGCTACAAAATCCTGTTCTGCACACCACGAGAATGCAAGAACAGAAAGTTCACCTTCAAG GTGGTGCACCAGGGAATGCGCTCTTACTTCTTCAGCGCTGACACTCAGGAGGACATGTTGGGTTGGGTCCGAGCCCTCAGTCAGTCTGCTGCTATGGAGCCAAACAGCTCTCTGAACAG GCGTTGCTCAAGTTATCAAGATTTCACACAGATCGGTGACAGCAGTGAATCAGTGGACTTCCCTAAATCCCCCTCTGATGGAGAGGGTCTCTCGCAAAGACACAGGCACGTCAGCAGGACTCTGAGCGAACCGAGCCACCTCACCAGTGGGAGGACGGGGTCATCGCGCTCAGAGCAGAGGGGGAGGCGGAGTGTGCGTCAGAGAAACAGCAG AACACCCAGCCCGCCTGATTTTAGCAGAAGAAGAGCTTGTGGTCCACACCAAGAAGAAGATTCTCTTCCCGGCCAAAGCACACCACCCCTGCAGTCAGAAATGATTGGATCAGGTTCTTTGACCTCAAGAGGTCAGCTGGGGTCACGACCTCACACACCGGTGGGAAGGGTTGACATTCGACCTAATGATGAGACGCTCATGGGGCCACAAAGCCTGTACTACGCACCAGCCTCTCCTCAGCTGGAGTTCAAATCCACTCCCAACACTCCAGTCACTGAAAGGTGGCAAAACATAACCAAG CCTATACCCACCTACGGGTCTGTGCATCACATCTCGAGTGGGAGACGACCTTTAGCAAAG AGCTTCTCCACAGGGGCACATGCAGACTTACTGCCCCCTTTGCCCCCCTCATCGAGAGCCACACATGCTCCCCACCacccacaccaccaccaccaccaccatcaccaccatcaccgcAGCAATTTATCTGTTTGTGTGCTACCGCCAGCTATG GCCGCGATGCCCGACCCGAGGGAAATCCCAGCAATCAGGCCTCTTGAAAGTGATGCAGAC GTTGTGTTGACGAGGTTGTGTGGGTGTGACAAGCTGCTCCAGTCTCTGTCTGTAGAACTGGCCCAGCTGCAAATGGATAAG GACAGCGTCCAGTGTGCCTTAGAGGTGTCCAGACTGCAGCTGGACGAATGGAAAAGCCAGGGGCCCAGGGTCCAGGAAGAACCACTGACCCAGAAAGCATTGCTCCAGGAAGAGCTGGTCACAATCCGGGCCAGAATGTGTGATGTATCATTG GAAATGGAGAGAGTGTGGAGTCAATATGAGAGGATGGAGAGTGAACTGTCTGTTATCCGTTCACACCTTCAACACATATGTAACTTTGGAGTGCCACAG GACCAGTCTCAGGCCCAGAGAGAGCTGTGGATGATGGAGGACATCCTGGCTGGACTGAAGATTAACAGGGATCACTTCCGCTTCCTGCTGGGACTACAGAGGCACA TGTTCCAGCCGACGTCTCCACATCCTGGATCCCCTGGCTCTCCcacagagaggctgcagagtgGACTGCCAATG GACGTGGAACAAGAGCCTCCACTCCGCCCACCGTTACCTCAGGAGCTAGAGGAAAGCCACCATGGCAGGGATCAGGGCCAGGCCTGGACAGAGTCGCCATATGAG GGAATCTACAGCCACACTGTTGATCCTGTACACAGAACACAGCCCGACCTCCTTAGTGTGAAAGCACAGAAAGACGCATTCG AATCTGGTTCAAAGTGGATCCCACCAGATGCAACGAACCAATCAACCAAG AAGATGAAGATGACTGAAGAAGAGCAGATTGAGCGGATAAAGAGGAATCAGGAGAGGTTGACTAATAGGAAGAAACCCCCCATACCCCCTCCAGGTCAAAGttcagagacaagagaggag gCCCCCTTTCCTCTAAGGGTGACACGAGTTGTTACAGCTGTTCTGCCGTCCTCTCTTGTGGCCAGAAGGGTTTCTGTTGAGGATCCCCCGCCTGAGCTCGACACCCCACTGCCCGAGCAGATCCCGCCTGAGATGCAGCAAAGACTGGCCGAGCAGAGTAAAAAAATGTCGAATAAGCCACAAAGGCGTCTGTTGCTGGAGGGTCCCGATCAAAAGCATTCCTCGGCAGAGATGCACCAAAATCAGGctgttaaaaagacaaacaggcaGCAGCATCAGGGAGTACTGAGGTCCAGCAAGAAGGAGTCACGGGCAGAAGAGAGCTCAAGGAATCTGGTTCAAGACCAAGCAGGTTTAAGAAATCTAAGTGAGAGCTTGGATGTCAAG ACGGATGAAAGGCCCTCCGCCTTCCTGACCTCTGACATGAACCCTGACCTCTGTCTGACCCCGGAGCAACGAGAGGCCAAACTTCGTCGTGTGGAACGAATCAGGGAGAGAGTCATAAGAAG tGCAGTCAGACAGAGTGCTACTACACACGATCAACTGCCAATCAGGGGGGAGAGGCAGGAAGTTCCCCCTGACACAGCTAGAAAACAAAGGATAAAATCAG GCCAATCGATCCTACGATGGCTATGGAAGCTGTGA
- the plekha4 gene encoding pleckstrin homology domain-containing family A member 4 isoform X3 yields MELEAASRRAHLLRMDQDRVSQTSSLATISYFPVIQESDGKVQTFGKRCQAAKRDPNCSVVIRGWLNKKDSSGLKLWKRRWFVLSNYCLFYYKDSREESVMGSIPLPSYKILFCTPRECKNRKFTFKVVHQGMRSYFFSADTQEDMLGWVRALSQSAAMEPNSSLNRRCSSYQDFTQIGDSSESVDFPKSPSDGEGLSQRHRHVSRTLSEPSHLTSGRTGSSRSEQRGRRSVRQRNSRTPSPPDFSRRRACGPHQEEDSLPGQSTPPLQSEMIGSGSLTSRGQLGSRPHTPVGRVDIRPNDETLMGPQSLYYAPASPQLEFKSTPNTPVTERWQNITKPIPTYGSVHHISSGRRPLAKSFSTGAHADLLPPLPPSSRATHAPHHPHHHHHHHHHHHRSNLSVCVLPPAMAAMPDPREIPAIRPLESDADVVLTRLCGCDKLLQSLSVELAQLQMDKDSVQCALEVSRLQLDEWKSQGPRVQEEPLTQKALLQEELVTIRARMCDVSLEMERVWSQYERMESELSVIRSHLQHICNFGVPQDQSQAQRELWMMEDILAGLKINRDHFRFLLGLQRHMFQPTSPHPGSPGSPTERLQSGLPMDVEQEPPLRPPLPQELEESHHGRDQGQAWTESPYEGIYSHTVDPVHRTQPDLLSVKAQKDAFESGSKWIPPDATNQSTKKMKMTEEEQIERIKRNQERLTNRKKPPIPPPGQSSETREEAPFPLRVTRVVTAVLPSSLVARRVSVEDPPPELDTPLPEQIPPEMQQRLAEQSKKMSNKPQRRLLLEGPDQKHSSAEMHQNQAVKKTNRQQHQGVLRSSKKESRAEESSRNLVQDQAGLRNLSESLDVKTDERPSAFLTSDMNPDLCLTPEQREAKLRRVERIRERVIRSQTECYYTRSTANQGGEAGSSP; encoded by the exons AATGGACCAGGACAGAGTCAGCCAAACATCCAGCCTGGCCACCATTTCCTACTTTCCTGTCATACAG GAAAGCGATGGGAAGGTGCAAACATTTGGCAAAAGATGTCAGGCTGCCAAGAGAGACCCGAACTGCTCTGTGGTTATCAGAGGATGGCTcaacaaaaaa GACAGCTCTGGTTTGAAGCTGTGGAAGAGAAGGTGGTTTGTCCTCTCCAACTACTGTCTCTTTTACTACAAAG ACAGTAGAGAAGAATCTGTGATGGGCAGCATCCCACTCCCAAGCTACAAAATCCTGTTCTGCACACCACGAGAATGCAAGAACAGAAAGTTCACCTTCAAG GTGGTGCACCAGGGAATGCGCTCTTACTTCTTCAGCGCTGACACTCAGGAGGACATGTTGGGTTGGGTCCGAGCCCTCAGTCAGTCTGCTGCTATGGAGCCAAACAGCTCTCTGAACAG GCGTTGCTCAAGTTATCAAGATTTCACACAGATCGGTGACAGCAGTGAATCAGTGGACTTCCCTAAATCCCCCTCTGATGGAGAGGGTCTCTCGCAAAGACACAGGCACGTCAGCAGGACTCTGAGCGAACCGAGCCACCTCACCAGTGGGAGGACGGGGTCATCGCGCTCAGAGCAGAGGGGGAGGCGGAGTGTGCGTCAGAGAAACAGCAG AACACCCAGCCCGCCTGATTTTAGCAGAAGAAGAGCTTGTGGTCCACACCAAGAAGAAGATTCTCTTCCCGGCCAAAGCACACCACCCCTGCAGTCAGAAATGATTGGATCAGGTTCTTTGACCTCAAGAGGTCAGCTGGGGTCACGACCTCACACACCGGTGGGAAGGGTTGACATTCGACCTAATGATGAGACGCTCATGGGGCCACAAAGCCTGTACTACGCACCAGCCTCTCCTCAGCTGGAGTTCAAATCCACTCCCAACACTCCAGTCACTGAAAGGTGGCAAAACATAACCAAG CCTATACCCACCTACGGGTCTGTGCATCACATCTCGAGTGGGAGACGACCTTTAGCAAAG AGCTTCTCCACAGGGGCACATGCAGACTTACTGCCCCCTTTGCCCCCCTCATCGAGAGCCACACATGCTCCCCACCacccacaccaccaccaccaccaccatcaccaccatcaccgcAGCAATTTATCTGTTTGTGTGCTACCGCCAGCTATG GCCGCGATGCCCGACCCGAGGGAAATCCCAGCAATCAGGCCTCTTGAAAGTGATGCAGAC GTTGTGTTGACGAGGTTGTGTGGGTGTGACAAGCTGCTCCAGTCTCTGTCTGTAGAACTGGCCCAGCTGCAAATGGATAAG GACAGCGTCCAGTGTGCCTTAGAGGTGTCCAGACTGCAGCTGGACGAATGGAAAAGCCAGGGGCCCAGGGTCCAGGAAGAACCACTGACCCAGAAAGCATTGCTCCAGGAAGAGCTGGTCACAATCCGGGCCAGAATGTGTGATGTATCATTG GAAATGGAGAGAGTGTGGAGTCAATATGAGAGGATGGAGAGTGAACTGTCTGTTATCCGTTCACACCTTCAACACATATGTAACTTTGGAGTGCCACAG GACCAGTCTCAGGCCCAGAGAGAGCTGTGGATGATGGAGGACATCCTGGCTGGACTGAAGATTAACAGGGATCACTTCCGCTTCCTGCTGGGACTACAGAGGCACA TGTTCCAGCCGACGTCTCCACATCCTGGATCCCCTGGCTCTCCcacagagaggctgcagagtgGACTGCCAATG GACGTGGAACAAGAGCCTCCACTCCGCCCACCGTTACCTCAGGAGCTAGAGGAAAGCCACCATGGCAGGGATCAGGGCCAGGCCTGGACAGAGTCGCCATATGAG GGAATCTACAGCCACACTGTTGATCCTGTACACAGAACACAGCCCGACCTCCTTAGTGTGAAAGCACAGAAAGACGCATTCG AATCTGGTTCAAAGTGGATCCCACCAGATGCAACGAACCAATCAACCAAG AAGATGAAGATGACTGAAGAAGAGCAGATTGAGCGGATAAAGAGGAATCAGGAGAGGTTGACTAATAGGAAGAAACCCCCCATACCCCCTCCAGGTCAAAGttcagagacaagagaggag gCCCCCTTTCCTCTAAGGGTGACACGAGTTGTTACAGCTGTTCTGCCGTCCTCTCTTGTGGCCAGAAGGGTTTCTGTTGAGGATCCCCCGCCTGAGCTCGACACCCCACTGCCCGAGCAGATCCCGCCTGAGATGCAGCAAAGACTGGCCGAGCAGAGTAAAAAAATGTCGAATAAGCCACAAAGGCGTCTGTTGCTGGAGGGTCCCGATCAAAAGCATTCCTCGGCAGAGATGCACCAAAATCAGGctgttaaaaagacaaacaggcaGCAGCATCAGGGAGTACTGAGGTCCAGCAAGAAGGAGTCACGGGCAGAAGAGAGCTCAAGGAATCTGGTTCAAGACCAAGCAGGTTTAAGAAATCTAAGTGAGAGCTTGGATGTCAAG ACGGATGAAAGGCCCTCCGCCTTCCTGACCTCTGACATGAACCCTGACCTCTGTCTGACCCCGGAGCAACGAGAGGCCAAACTTCGTCGTGTGGAACGAATCAGGGAGAGAGTCATAAGAAG TCAGACAGAGTGCTACTACACACGATCAACTGCCAATCAGGGGGGAGAGGCAGGAAGTTCCCCCTGA